The Pseudomonas allokribbensis genome has a window encoding:
- a CDS encoding DUF748 domain-containing protein, with amino-acid sequence MKPHMPKGLIRAIGALLTALALYSLLGFLILPGIALRVANQQLANYATVPAHIQRIELNPFSLEVTLWGLVIGEPGKEQVGFERLYANLQLDSLWTKALHLSDIELDKPKTEVLFAQDGKLNLLGLFKLPASEPTPADPNAKPFPLRIDRIKLAGGNVHFQDSRPSEPIEFLYDKLDFELNNLSTLPDDNADMTLVAIGPAGGQIDWKGNFSLIPIASEGTLKVTDGQMKAFWPYVRDAVPLVLENGVVSLSTDYKLNLSKETELLLSNVSVSVAPFAIKAPDGRPLAKLDRLDVSETTVDLAKQQVVVGKIRSQKLETWAALEADGQLDWQKLFASQPSKPAAKAAAEPKSTPAAADSPKPEPAAPGKPWQVLLKDVQLRDYKVHLADRSAKPEVTLDVTPLNLDLQNFDSLNGSPFNVKLDTGLGKQGKISADGVVNLAPVTAQLNVKTQDIDLRVAQSYINPFIRLELRSGMLGSDLKVNLKSVTPLALSVTGRAQVDQLHTLDTLKTRDFLKWQQVVVEGLNYQHGDNLSIDRINLFQPYVRFMINDDRTTNIDDLLIPQPADSGAKTAAAKPAGNSKPLGIHIGGIAINDGSANFADFSLTPNFATAVQQLNGQIGTIDSRQAKPASVDVKGKVDRYAPVTIKGAVNPFDPMASLDIATSFKRVELTTLTPYSGKFAGYRIRKGRLNLDLHYLITKGQLKAENKVVVEQLQLGEKVDSPDAVSLPLKLAIALLKDVDGKISIELPVTGDLNNPQFSVMPIIWQTLRNLVVKAAAAPFKMIGGLINGGGSEDLGTVSFAPGSSELNKDAEAALVKLSQALKERPALRLEIEGTAAQSSDGPLIAEQRLEREYQYNYYKMLQRRGDKVPAQASLIQVPDNEKGPLLEGIYRTRLKTQPPAEWKDLGKEERTAKMRADVIKFWSSSDVLLRQLGQDRASSIKDYLVDKGQLADDRVYFIDANLGEAESDGRVVTQMHLDAE; translated from the coding sequence ATGAAGCCGCACATGCCCAAAGGATTGATTCGCGCGATTGGCGCCTTGTTGACCGCTCTGGCCCTCTACAGCCTGCTGGGGTTTCTGATTTTGCCGGGCATTGCGCTCCGGGTCGCCAACCAGCAACTGGCCAACTACGCGACGGTGCCTGCGCACATTCAGCGTATCGAACTCAATCCGTTCAGCCTCGAAGTCACGCTTTGGGGCCTGGTCATCGGCGAGCCGGGCAAGGAACAGGTCGGTTTCGAACGCCTGTACGCCAACCTGCAACTCGACAGCCTGTGGACAAAAGCGCTGCACCTGTCCGACATCGAACTGGATAAACCCAAGACCGAAGTCCTGTTCGCCCAGGACGGCAAACTCAATCTGCTGGGTCTGTTCAAGTTGCCGGCCAGTGAACCGACGCCGGCCGATCCGAATGCCAAGCCGTTTCCGCTGCGTATCGACCGGATCAAACTGGCCGGCGGCAACGTGCACTTCCAGGACTCACGCCCGAGCGAACCGATCGAGTTCCTCTACGACAAGCTCGATTTCGAACTGAACAACCTCAGCACCCTGCCCGACGACAACGCCGACATGACCCTGGTCGCCATCGGCCCGGCCGGTGGGCAGATCGACTGGAAAGGCAACTTCAGCCTGATCCCGATCGCCTCCGAAGGCACGCTCAAAGTCACCGATGGCCAGATGAAAGCCTTCTGGCCCTACGTGCGCGACGCGGTGCCATTGGTACTGGAAAACGGCGTAGTCAGCCTGAGCACCGACTACAAGCTCAACCTGTCCAAGGAAACCGAACTGCTGTTGAGCAACGTCTCGGTCAGTGTCGCGCCGTTTGCGATCAAGGCCCCGGACGGGCGCCCGCTGGCGAAACTCGACCGCCTCGACGTCAGCGAAACCACGGTGGACCTGGCCAAACAGCAAGTGGTGGTCGGCAAGATCCGCAGCCAGAAACTCGAAACCTGGGCCGCCCTTGAGGCGGACGGGCAACTGGACTGGCAGAAACTGTTCGCCAGCCAGCCGTCGAAACCTGCCGCCAAAGCGGCGGCGGAACCGAAAAGCACTCCGGCGGCTGCCGACTCACCGAAACCGGAACCGGCCGCACCGGGCAAACCGTGGCAGGTGCTGCTCAAGGACGTGCAACTGCGTGACTACAAAGTGCATCTGGCCGACCGCTCGGCGAAGCCGGAAGTCACGCTGGATGTCACGCCGCTGAACCTCGACCTGCAGAATTTCGACAGCCTCAACGGCTCGCCCTTCAACGTCAAACTGGACACCGGCCTGGGCAAGCAAGGCAAGATCAGCGCCGACGGCGTGGTCAATCTGGCACCGGTCACGGCCCAGCTCAACGTGAAGACGCAGGACATCGACCTTCGCGTCGCCCAGTCCTACATCAACCCGTTCATTCGCCTGGAACTGCGCAGCGGCATGCTCGGCAGCGATCTGAAAGTGAATCTGAAAAGCGTCACACCTCTGGCACTCAGTGTCACCGGTCGCGCCCAGGTCGATCAGTTGCACACCCTCGACACCCTGAAGACCCGCGACTTCCTCAAGTGGCAGCAAGTGGTGGTCGAAGGCCTGAACTATCAGCACGGCGACAACCTGTCGATCGACAGAATCAACCTGTTCCAGCCCTATGTGCGATTCATGATCAACGATGACCGCACCACCAACATCGACGACTTGCTGATTCCGCAACCTGCCGATTCCGGGGCGAAAACGGCAGCGGCCAAACCAGCCGGCAACTCGAAACCGCTGGGCATTCATATCGGCGGTATCGCGATCAATGACGGCTCGGCCAACTTCGCCGACTTCAGCCTGACCCCGAACTTCGCCACCGCGGTCCAGCAGCTCAACGGCCAGATCGGCACCATCGACAGCCGTCAGGCGAAACCGGCCAGCGTCGACGTCAAAGGCAAGGTCGACCGCTATGCGCCGGTGACCATCAAGGGTGCGGTCAACCCGTTCGACCCGATGGCCAGCCTCGACATCGCCACCAGTTTCAAACGGGTCGAATTGACCACCCTGACGCCCTACTCCGGCAAGTTCGCCGGTTACCGGATCCGCAAGGGCCGGCTCAATCTCGACCTGCACTACCTGATCACCAAGGGCCAGCTCAAGGCCGAGAACAAAGTGGTGGTCGAGCAGCTGCAACTGGGTGAGAAAGTCGACAGCCCGGATGCCGTGAGCCTGCCGCTGAAACTGGCGATTGCGTTGCTCAAGGACGTGGACGGGAAGATTTCCATCGAGCTGCCGGTCACCGGCGACCTCAATAACCCGCAATTCAGCGTGATGCCGATTATCTGGCAGACCCTGCGCAATCTGGTCGTCAAAGCCGCCGCCGCACCGTTCAAGATGATTGGCGGGCTGATCAACGGGGGCGGTTCCGAAGACCTCGGCACCGTGTCCTTCGCACCGGGTTCCAGCGAACTGAACAAGGACGCCGAAGCCGCGCTGGTCAAACTGTCCCAGGCCTTGAAGGAACGTCCGGCCCTGCGCCTGGAAATCGAAGGCACCGCCGCCCAGAGCAGCGACGGTCCGTTGATTGCCGAGCAGCGTCTGGAACGTGAATACCAGTACAACTACTACAAGATGCTCCAGCGCCGTGGCGACAAGGTGCCGGCCCAGGCATCACTGATCCAGGTCCCGGATAACGAAAAAGGCCCGCTGCTCGAAGGCATCTACCGCACTCGTCTGAAAACCCAGCCGCCGGCTGAATGGAAAGATCTGGGCAAGGAAGAGCGCACCGCGAAAATGCGTGCGGACGTGATCAAGTTCTGGAGCTCCAGCGATGTGCTGCTGCGCCAACTGGGTCAGGACCGTGCCAGCAGCATCAAGGACTACCTGGTGGACAAAGGCCAACTGGCCGACGACCGCGTGTACTTCATCGACGCCAATCTCGGCGAAGCGGAGAGCGACGGCCGCGTGGTGACGCAAATGCATCTGGACGCCGAGTGA
- a CDS encoding DUF2845 domain-containing protein, with protein sequence MNSQWLAAIVLALVASQASASDTLRCGSQLVSLGDRSSEVLQKCGEPVSRDVLGYKRSANRREEFQVEEWTYGPSNGMYQYLRFEGNRLRQINSKRGN encoded by the coding sequence ATGAACAGCCAATGGCTGGCGGCAATAGTGCTGGCGCTCGTCGCCAGCCAGGCGTCAGCATCCGATACGCTGCGCTGCGGCAGCCAGTTGGTCAGCCTTGGCGACCGTTCCAGCGAGGTGCTGCAAAAGTGCGGTGAACCGGTCAGCCGTGACGTGCTGGGCTACAAGCGCAGCGCCAATCGCCGGGAAGAGTTTCAGGTCGAGGAATGGACCTACGGCCCGAGCAACGGCATGTACCAATACCTGCGGTTCGAAGGTAATCGCCTGCGGCAGATCAACAGCAAACGTGGCAACTGA
- a CDS encoding BON domain-containing protein: MKKFAITAAAATALTLTMATGAFAQSTQATQAPMTLAAGEMTKAKEATSDTWITTKVKSDLVTEKGIPGTDIKVETNKGVVSLSSTVAITEAQKTTAVAIAKKIKGVKAVSADGLKAE, translated from the coding sequence ATGAAGAAGTTCGCTATCACTGCCGCTGCTGCTACCGCGCTGACCCTGACCATGGCCACCGGCGCATTCGCACAATCCACTCAGGCAACCCAGGCGCCAATGACCCTGGCCGCCGGTGAAATGACCAAGGCGAAAGAGGCCACTTCCGACACCTGGATCACCACTAAAGTCAAAAGCGACCTGGTCACCGAAAAAGGCATTCCAGGCACTGATATCAAAGTAGAAACCAACAAAGGCGTCGTTTCCCTGTCTTCGACCGTTGCCATCACCGAAGCTCAGAAAACCACCGCCGTGGCCATCGCCAAGAAAATCAAAGGCGTGAAAGCGGTCTCCGCTGACGGCCTGAAAGCCGAGTAA
- a CDS encoding pilin encodes MKKQQGFTLIELLIVVAIIGILATIALPQYTKYQARSKVTAGLAEISALKVPFEDTINQGTDPTLLLVAGNAAATTSNCTLAASGTASTGAGTITCTLVNAPGPVLGKTITLSRTGAATGNTAGVWSCASTVNPDYAPKGCPGSGA; translated from the coding sequence ATGAAGAAACAACAAGGTTTCACTCTGATCGAGCTGCTGATCGTCGTGGCGATCATCGGCATTCTGGCCACCATCGCGTTGCCGCAATACACCAAGTACCAGGCACGGTCGAAGGTGACGGCAGGGCTGGCGGAAATCAGCGCACTCAAAGTGCCGTTCGAGGACACCATTAATCAAGGTACCGACCCGACCCTGTTGCTGGTGGCCGGTAACGCGGCAGCCACCACCTCCAACTGCACGTTGGCGGCGTCGGGCACGGCTTCGACAGGCGCCGGCACGATCACCTGCACGCTGGTCAACGCACCAGGCCCGGTACTGGGCAAGACCATCACGCTCTCCCGCACGGGTGCTGCTACCGGCAACACCGCCGGTGTCTGGAGTTGCGCATCCACGGTCAACCCGGACTACGCGCCTAAAGGTTGCCCGGGCAGCGGTGCCTGA
- the pilB gene encoding type IV-A pilus assembly ATPase PilB — protein MNDIALSGLAKQLVQAELLTEKSAQQAWQQAQRNRLSLVSYLVQNKLVKSSQVAEIASEHFGMAFLDLNCLDKETQPKGLVSEKLVRQHHALPLWRRGNKLFVGISDPSNHQAINDIQFSTGLTTEAILVEDDKLTDAIEKFFDTHASGLEDMADVDLDGLDVESIDDSKQDAIGGLDADDAPVVRFVHKMLLDAIKSGSSDLHFEPYEKNYRVRVRTDGILREVAKPPIQLAGRIAARLKVMASLDISERRKPQDGRLKMRLSKSKSIDFRVNTLPTLWGEKVVIRILDPSSAQIGIDALGYEPEQKDLYLAALKQPQGMILVTGPTGSGKTVSLYTGLNILNTVDINISTAEDPVEINMEGINQVNVNPKQGLDFAQALRSFLRQDPDVIMVGEIRDLETAEIAIKAAQTGHLVLSTLHTNSAAETLTRLHNMGIPGFNIATSVSLIIAQRLARKLCSHCKKPIEIPRETLLKEGFPEERIGSFTIYEPAGCDQCNGGYKGRTGIYEVVKNTPELQRLIMAEGNSLEIDSQMRLDGFNDLRTSGLIKAMQGITSLEEINRVTKD, from the coding sequence ATGAATGACATCGCTCTGAGCGGTCTGGCCAAGCAATTGGTACAGGCCGAACTGCTCACGGAAAAAAGCGCCCAGCAAGCCTGGCAGCAGGCCCAGCGCAATCGTCTGTCGCTGGTCAGCTATCTGGTACAGAACAAACTGGTGAAGAGTTCGCAGGTTGCCGAGATCGCCTCGGAGCATTTCGGCATGGCGTTCCTCGACCTCAACTGCCTGGACAAGGAAACCCAGCCCAAGGGCCTGGTCAGCGAAAAACTGGTGCGCCAGCACCACGCGCTGCCCCTGTGGCGGCGCGGCAACAAGCTGTTTGTGGGGATCTCCGACCCGAGCAATCATCAGGCAATCAACGATATTCAGTTCAGCACCGGGCTGACCACCGAAGCGATTCTGGTGGAAGACGACAAGCTCACCGACGCCATCGAGAAGTTCTTCGACACCCACGCCTCCGGCCTGGAAGACATGGCCGATGTCGACCTCGACGGGCTGGACGTCGAGTCCATCGATGACAGCAAGCAGGACGCCATCGGTGGGCTGGACGCCGACGACGCGCCGGTGGTGCGCTTCGTCCACAAGATGCTGCTGGACGCGATCAAGAGCGGTTCTTCCGACCTGCACTTCGAACCCTACGAAAAAAACTACCGGGTGCGCGTACGTACCGACGGCATCCTGCGCGAAGTGGCCAAGCCGCCGATTCAACTGGCCGGGCGCATTGCCGCACGCCTGAAGGTCATGGCCAGCCTCGACATTTCGGAACGCCGCAAACCTCAGGACGGGCGACTGAAGATGCGCCTGTCCAAGAGCAAGTCGATCGATTTCCGGGTCAACACCTTGCCGACCCTGTGGGGCGAGAAAGTGGTGATCCGGATCCTCGACCCCTCCAGCGCGCAGATAGGCATCGACGCCCTCGGCTACGAGCCGGAGCAGAAAGACCTGTACCTCGCTGCCCTGAAGCAACCACAAGGTATGATCCTGGTCACCGGTCCCACCGGTTCCGGCAAGACCGTGTCGCTGTACACCGGGCTCAACATTCTCAATACCGTCGACATCAACATCTCCACTGCCGAAGACCCGGTGGAGATCAACATGGAAGGCATCAATCAGGTCAACGTCAATCCTAAGCAGGGGCTGGACTTCGCCCAGGCCCTGCGCTCGTTCCTGCGCCAGGACCCGGACGTGATCATGGTCGGTGAGATCCGCGATCTCGAGACTGCGGAAATCGCCATCAAGGCAGCGCAGACCGGTCACCTTGTGCTCTCCACGCTGCACACCAACAGCGCCGCCGAGACACTCACCCGCTTGCACAACATGGGCATTCCCGGCTTCAACATCGCCACGTCGGTCAGCCTGATCATCGCCCAGCGTCTGGCGCGAAAACTCTGCAGCCACTGCAAAAAGCCCATCGAGATTCCCCGCGAAACCTTGCTCAAGGAAGGTTTTCCCGAGGAACGCATCGGCAGTTTCACGATCTATGAGCCCGCCGGTTGCGATCAATGCAACGGCGGCTACAAGGGACGCACCGGGATTTATGAAGTGGTGAAAAACACCCCCGAGCTGCAACGGCTGATCATGGCCGAGGGCAACTCATTGGAAATCGACAGCCAGATGCGCCTGGACGGCTTCAACGACCTGCGCACCTCGGGACTGATCAAGGCGATGCAAGGCATCACCAGCCTTGAAGAAATCAACCGGGTCACCAAGGACTGA
- a CDS encoding type II secretion system F family protein produces the protein MAVKAAKISVYAWEGTDKKGSRITGELSGQNPALIKAQLRKQGINPGKVRKKSASLLNFGKRIKPLDIALFTRQMATMMKAGVPLLQSFDIIGEGFENPAMRKLVDEVKQEVAAGNSFAAALRKKPQYFDELYCNLVDAGEQSGALDTLLERVATYKEKSESLKAKIKKAMTYPTAVILVAAVVTGILLVKVVPQFQSVFSGFGAELPAFTLMVIGLSEFMQQWWWAILGALVAAFFGTRHALKKSQALRDRRDAWLLKLPLVGTMMYKSAVARFARTLSTTFAAGVPLVEALDSVAGATGNVVFKRAVLRIRQDVATGMQLNFSMRTTGIFPNMAVQMTAIGEESGALDDMLDKVAGFYEEEVDNMVDNLTSLMEPFVMVVLGVIVGGLVVAMYLPIFQLGSAI, from the coding sequence ATGGCCGTCAAGGCAGCGAAAATCAGCGTCTATGCCTGGGAAGGCACGGACAAGAAAGGCAGCAGGATCACCGGCGAGTTGAGCGGACAAAACCCCGCGCTGATCAAGGCACAGTTGCGCAAGCAGGGCATCAACCCCGGCAAGGTGCGCAAGAAATCCGCGTCGTTGCTGAATTTCGGCAAACGCATCAAGCCGCTGGACATCGCCCTCTTCACCCGGCAGATGGCAACCATGATGAAGGCCGGCGTGCCGTTGCTGCAGTCGTTCGACATCATCGGCGAAGGTTTTGAAAACCCGGCGATGCGCAAACTGGTGGACGAGGTGAAACAGGAAGTCGCCGCCGGTAACAGCTTCGCCGCAGCCCTGCGCAAGAAACCGCAATACTTCGACGAGTTGTACTGCAACCTGGTCGATGCCGGCGAGCAATCCGGCGCCCTCGATACCCTTTTGGAACGCGTAGCGACCTACAAGGAAAAGAGCGAAAGCCTCAAGGCCAAGATCAAGAAAGCCATGACCTACCCCACCGCCGTGATCCTGGTGGCGGCGGTCGTCACCGGGATTCTGCTGGTGAAAGTGGTGCCGCAGTTCCAGTCGGTGTTTTCCGGATTCGGCGCCGAACTGCCAGCGTTCACCCTGATGGTGATCGGCCTCTCGGAGTTCATGCAGCAATGGTGGTGGGCGATTCTCGGCGCGCTGGTCGCAGCGTTTTTCGGCACCCGCCATGCCCTGAAGAAATCCCAGGCCCTGCGTGACCGGCGTGATGCCTGGCTGCTGAAACTGCCGCTGGTGGGCACCATGATGTACAAGTCCGCCGTGGCCCGTTTCGCCCGAACCCTGTCGACCACGTTTGCCGCCGGCGTGCCGCTGGTCGAAGCGCTGGACTCGGTTGCCGGGGCCACCGGCAACGTGGTGTTCAAACGTGCGGTGCTGCGCATTCGCCAGGACGTGGCCACCGGCATGCAGTTGAACTTTTCGATGCGCACCACCGGAATCTTTCCGAACATGGCCGTGCAGATGACCGCCATCGGCGAAGAGTCCGGCGCCCTGGACGATATGCTCGACAAGGTTGCCGGGTTCTACGAGGAAGAAGTGGATAACATGGTCGACAACCTCACCAGCCTGATGGAGCCTTTCGTCATGGTGGTACTCGGGGTGATCGTCGGCGGACTGGTCGTGGCCATGTACCTGCCGATCTTCCAACTCGGCTCAGCGATCTGA
- a CDS encoding prepilin peptidase, which yields MPIDELFALYPLAFVFTALVLGLVVGSFLNVVIWRLPKMLEREWRQQAHDVLGLPVETPLPVYNLMLPHSQCPHCAHRIRAWENIPLLSYLFLRGRCSSCAAPISKRYPLTELACGVLSAFIAWHMGFGWPACLMIVLTWGLLAMSLIDTEHQLLPDVLVLPLLWLGLIVNSFGLFVSLHDALWGAVAGYMALWSVFWLFKLLTGKDGIGHGDFKLLALLGAWGGWQILPLTILLSSLVGAVLGVIMLKLRDQKTSTPIPFGPYLAIAGWIALLWGGQITDFYWQFVGLK from the coding sequence ATGCCCATCGACGAACTCTTCGCCCTCTATCCGCTGGCCTTTGTCTTCACCGCTCTGGTGCTCGGACTGGTGGTCGGAAGCTTCCTCAATGTCGTGATCTGGCGCCTGCCGAAAATGCTCGAACGCGAATGGCGCCAGCAGGCCCACGACGTGCTCGGGCTGCCCGTCGAAACGCCGCTGCCGGTCTACAATCTGATGCTGCCGCACTCGCAGTGCCCGCATTGCGCCCACCGCATTCGTGCGTGGGAAAACATTCCGCTGCTCAGCTACCTGTTTTTGCGCGGCCGCTGCTCGTCATGCGCGGCGCCGATCAGCAAGCGTTATCCGTTGACCGAACTGGCCTGCGGCGTGCTGTCGGCGTTCATCGCCTGGCATATGGGTTTTGGCTGGCCGGCCTGTCTGATGATCGTCCTGACCTGGGGCTTGCTGGCGATGAGTCTGATCGACACCGAGCATCAGCTGTTGCCCGATGTACTGGTGCTGCCGCTGCTGTGGCTGGGATTGATCGTCAACAGCTTCGGCCTGTTCGTCTCGCTGCACGACGCGTTGTGGGGGGCAGTGGCCGGTTATATGGCGCTGTGGTCGGTGTTCTGGCTGTTCAAGCTGCTCACCGGCAAGGACGGCATCGGTCACGGTGATTTCAAGTTGCTGGCATTGCTCGGGGCCTGGGGTGGCTGGCAGATTCTGCCGCTGACCATCCTGCTGTCCTCGCTGGTGGGCGCCGTGCTCGGGGTGATTATGCTCAAGCTGCGCGACCAGAAAACCTCGACGCCAATCCCCTTCGGGCCGTATCTGGCAATTGCCGGCTGGATTGCCTTGCTCTGGGGTGGTCAAATAACCGACTTCTATTGGCAGTTTGTCGGTTTGAAATGA
- the coaE gene encoding dephospho-CoA kinase (Dephospho-CoA kinase (CoaE) performs the final step in coenzyme A biosynthesis.), with amino-acid sequence MNTPVEKPWILGLTGGIGSGKSAAAQHFIDLGIHVVDADHAARWVVEPGRPALAKIAEHFGPDVLQADGTLDRAALRKLIFEVPEQRRWLEALLHPLIAEEIAHHLALAKSPYAILVSPLLIESGQYAMTQRILVIDAPQQLQIERTLQRDQTSEQQVQAILKAQSSREDRVSRADDVVVNDRDLAWLHGEVERLHHFYLTLSGGQS; translated from the coding sequence ATGAATACCCCTGTGGAAAAACCCTGGATTCTCGGCCTGACCGGCGGCATCGGCAGCGGCAAAAGCGCAGCCGCCCAGCACTTCATCGACCTCGGCATCCATGTGGTGGACGCCGATCATGCGGCACGCTGGGTGGTTGAGCCGGGGCGCCCGGCGCTGGCAAAAATCGCCGAGCACTTCGGTCCGGATGTCCTGCAGGCCGATGGCACGCTGGATCGCGCAGCGTTGCGCAAGCTGATCTTCGAAGTACCGGAGCAACGCCGCTGGCTCGAAGCGCTGTTGCATCCGCTGATCGCCGAGGAAATCGCCCATCACCTGGCGCTGGCAAAATCGCCTTACGCGATTCTGGTTTCGCCGCTGTTGATCGAGTCCGGACAGTACGCGATGACCCAGCGGATCCTGGTGATCGATGCTCCGCAGCAACTGCAGATCGAACGCACCTTGCAGCGTGACCAGACCAGCGAACAGCAGGTCCAGGCGATCCTCAAGGCTCAATCCAGCCGCGAAGACCGCGTCAGCCGCGCCGACGATGTGGTGGTCAACGACCGCGACCTCGCCTGGCTGCACGGCGAGGTCGAGCGCCTGCATCACTTTTACCTGACTTTATCTGGAGGCCAGTCATGA
- the yacG gene encoding DNA gyrase inhibitor YacG encodes MSPIPTVECPTCGAPVEFTPENKFRPFCSDRCKLIDLGAWASEEHKIPVAPDAEDELFSGDFDQRH; translated from the coding sequence ATGAGCCCGATCCCGACCGTTGAATGCCCGACCTGCGGCGCCCCGGTGGAATTCACCCCCGAGAACAAATTCCGGCCGTTCTGCTCGGACCGCTGCAAACTGATCGACCTCGGCGCCTGGGCGTCGGAAGAACACAAGATCCCGGTCGCCCCGGATGCCGAGGACGAACTGTTTTCCGGCGACTTCGACCAGCGCCACTGA
- a CDS encoding energy-coupling factor ABC transporter permease, translated as MIGAELLSSTSLTLGWLIYLPVLLWAICRAPWVELFSDSRRQHLLFGTVFALFLLWMVRRDFDTGVSYHFIGMTAVTLLLDWPLAIVGGLVAQIGLVLLGRQDLAAVGVNGALLILLPVLITEGVAILVERAQPRNPFVYIFCSGFFAAALSALSCLVLSLTLLWYDGLFAMPEWLEDFIGYLWLLIFPEAFINGMVISALVVFCPEWLETFNRTRYLSAPWKDDDPKS; from the coding sequence ATGATCGGTGCAGAACTGCTGTCATCGACAAGTCTGACCCTCGGCTGGCTGATTTACCTGCCGGTGCTGCTCTGGGCGATTTGCCGCGCGCCGTGGGTCGAGTTGTTCAGCGACAGCCGTCGTCAGCACTTGCTGTTCGGCACCGTGTTCGCGCTGTTTCTGTTGTGGATGGTGCGCAGGGATTTCGACACGGGTGTGTCGTATCACTTCATTGGCATGACCGCCGTGACGTTGCTGCTCGACTGGCCGTTGGCGATTGTGGGCGGGCTGGTGGCGCAGATCGGGCTGGTCCTGCTGGGACGCCAGGATCTGGCGGCGGTCGGAGTCAACGGCGCGTTGCTGATCCTGCTGCCGGTGCTGATCACCGAGGGCGTGGCGATCCTGGTCGAGCGGGCGCAACCGCGTAATCCGTTTGTGTATATCTTTTGCTCTGGCTTCTTCGCGGCGGCCTTGTCGGCGCTGTCATGCCTGGTGCTGAGCCTGACCTTGCTCTGGTACGACGGCCTCTTCGCCATGCCCGAATGGCTGGAAGATTTCATCGGTTACCTGTGGCTGCTGATTTTTCCGGAAGCGTTCATCAACGGCATGGTGATCAGTGCGCTGGTGGTGTTCTGCCCGGAATGGCTGGAGACCTTCAACCGCACCCGCTACCTTTCGGCGCCCTGGAAGGACGACGATCCCAAGTCTTGA
- a CDS encoding DUF1780 domain-containing protein, which yields MDDSDYLRLLTIAAEQANAFLSNARKWERERWVCQRLLQGLNIPYRADEFAPAGEPPDVLFRDANFEVFFVLDEGRRLNDEWRDELQRRRSAFSLSQLVRREAKPRRIPANEFLLRLAPTLRKKAHNYKERGMDLGELDIIAFASLKREVLDLNSHFPPPTEYLRQGWRSLSLVGPTFARVLFAHPDAPDFLRSNLGRSIVFDVGISL from the coding sequence ATGGATGACTCAGATTATTTACGCCTGCTGACCATCGCGGCCGAGCAAGCCAACGCGTTCCTGTCCAATGCCCGCAAATGGGAGCGTGAGCGTTGGGTCTGCCAGCGCCTGCTGCAAGGCCTGAATATTCCGTATCGCGCCGACGAATTCGCCCCGGCCGGCGAGCCACCGGACGTGTTGTTTCGCGATGCCAACTTCGAGGTGTTTTTCGTCCTCGACGAAGGCCGCCGCCTCAACGATGAATGGCGCGATGAGCTGCAACGTCGACGCAGTGCATTTTCCCTGAGCCAACTGGTGCGCCGCGAGGCCAAGCCACGGCGGATTCCGGCCAACGAGTTTCTGCTCAGGCTGGCGCCGACCTTGCGCAAGAAAGCGCACAACTACAAGGAACGCGGCATGGACCTGGGCGAACTGGACATCATCGCCTTCGCCAGCCTCAAGCGCGAAGTGCTCGACCTCAACAGCCACTTTCCTCCGCCCACCGAATATTTGCGACAGGGCTGGCGCTCGCTGTCACTGGTCGGACCGACGTTCGCCCGCGTCTTGTTCGCCCACCCCGATGCACCGGATTTCCTGCGCAGCAACCTGGGTCGCAGCATCGTGTTCGATGTCGGGATCAGCCTGTAA
- a CDS encoding DUF3094 domain-containing protein, with protein MTSRLNPDDQKHVEEYLQLSQHRVERRPFRPWMLLVVVLAVTIGLGLLSRFISYLTL; from the coding sequence ATGACCAGCCGCCTGAACCCCGATGACCAGAAGCATGTCGAAGAGTACCTGCAGTTGTCCCAACACCGTGTCGAGCGCCGGCCATTCCGGCCGTGGATGCTCCTGGTGGTGGTGCTGGCAGTGACCATTGGTCTGGGCCTGTTGAGCCGATTTATCAGTTACCTGACGCTATGA